The Pseudomonas pergaminensis nucleotide sequence ATGACCCGCAAGGGCATCGAAACGGTCGAGATCCTCGGCAAGCCCTACGCCTTGTTGCGGGTGGACGAAGACGTCGAGGCCAGCGGCTTTCAGGCGCGCAACCGTTACTGGGTCGACCCCGTCGACGGCTTTATCGTGCAGAGCGAACAGCACCTCACGCCCGACCTGACCCTGACCATCACCCAGCTGCAACCCACTCGCAAGGACGCCCGATGATCGGTCGAATACTCACGGCGCTGCTGCTGTTCTGGAGTTGCGTCAGTACGAGCCAGGCCGCCGTGACCGTCAGCGGCCAGGTGCGCACCCCAGGTCCTATCGCGCTGCCACCCGATGCACGTTTGCTGGACGCGATCATTCCGTCGCAACCGGATGCCCAGGGTTATTGGCTGGGAGCAGCCTGGTTGCATCAACCCTTGCTGGAACGCCAGGCGCGGCTCAAGGCCGGCGTGCTGTTTGATTTGCAAACCCTGCACCAGGCCGCGTTGGCTGAAGGGCTTGAAGGCCGGGCTCATAGTGCCGAACGCTTGTATCGGCAGGTGCAGCCCTTACCTGTCACTGGCCGCCAGGTGGCGGTGCTGGACCCGGTGGCGGTGGAAGTCGGCTTTGCGCCGAACCTGCCGCTCAGCGATGGCGACCGCCTGGTATACCCGCCACGGCCCACGCAGGTGCGCGTGGTGGGGGCTGTCGCTGCGGCGTGCAGCCTGGCGTTCGAGCCGCTGCGGGCAGCCCGTGATTACCTCACCGCGTGCCCGCCACTGATGGAGGCGGATGCTGATTATTTGTGGGTGATCCAGCCTGACGGGAAGGTCTCGCGCCTGGGCATTGCGCCCTGGAACCGCGAAGAGGGCGCCCCCCCAGCGCCCGGCGCCACGCTGCTGGTGCCGATCCGCAGTGACGACCTGAGCGCGCCCACCCCTGACCTGAATCAGCAACTGGCCGAGTTTCTCGCCACCCAACCCCTGGCCGAGGTCACGCCTTGAAATTATGTATTGCGGCCGTGCTGCTGGTGCCTTGTGGCGTCGTGCATGGTGATCCCCGTTACACCCAAAGCGATTTCGGCGGCGTGGGGCTGCTGCAGACGCCTACCGCCCGCATGGCGCCCGCCGGCGAACTCAGCGTGAACGCCAACCGCACCGAGCCCTACAGCCGCTACAGTTTTTCTGCGCAACCACTGGACTGGCTGGAAGGCACGTTCCGCTACACCGCGATCACTAACCGGCCCTATGGCGCTGAGTCGTTCAGCGGCGGCCAGAGTTACAAGGACAAGGCCGTCGACGCCAAGGTGCGCTTGAACCAGGAAACCCACTGGTTGCCGGAAGTGGCGCTGGGGTTCATGGACCTGGGCGGCACCGGGCTGTTTTCCAGTGAATACCTGGTGGCCAACAAGCGGTATGGCGACGTGGATTTCAGCGCTGGTATCGCCTGGGGTTACCTGGGCAGCCGTGGTGACTTAGGCAACCCGCTAGGCGTGCTGGATGATCGATTCAACGAGCGTCCCACCGCTGAAGGATCCGGCAGTTTTTCCAACGGCTATTTCCGTGGCCGGCCCGCGCTGTTTGGCGGTATTGGCTACCAGACGCCCTGGGCGCCGTTGAGCCTCAAGCTTGAAGTGGAAGGCAACGACTACAAAAATGAACCACGCAGCAACAGCT carries:
- a CDS encoding capsule biosynthesis GfcC family protein, whose amino-acid sequence is MIGRILTALLLFWSCVSTSQAAVTVSGQVRTPGPIALPPDARLLDAIIPSQPDAQGYWLGAAWLHQPLLERQARLKAGVLFDLQTLHQAALAEGLEGRAHSAERLYRQVQPLPVTGRQVAVLDPVAVEVGFAPNLPLSDGDRLVYPPRPTQVRVVGAVAAACSLAFEPLRAARDYLTACPPLMEADADYLWVIQPDGKVSRLGIAPWNREEGAPPAPGATLLVPIRSDDLSAPTPDLNQQLAEFLATQPLAEVTP